A single genomic interval of Vibrio gallicus harbors:
- a CDS encoding aminopeptidase P family protein, which translates to MLDQIESRVEALRTWLQQSNLDAFIIPHEDEFLGEYVPEHHERLYWISNFTGSAGATVITKDKAAIFVDGRYTVQVTKQTPESIFEYQHLIETPPLEWALSKLKQGSKIGFDPKMHSGAWFNRAQQKLDGQLQLEAVESNPIDTLWQDRPSPSVEQVRLMGVDWVGKTSQDKRKQIGKVIADQSADFAVITALDSIAWLLNIRGTDVSRLPVVLSHVIIDNSGNVDLFLDSTRLSDNFAEHVGSGVNVLPTDELNVGLNKLQNKKVILDANNSNAWFGLTLEQAGAEVIDSADPCLLPKALKNSTEAAGMRQSHIRDGVAMVRFLTWFDEQNAQGNLLDEGMVSDKLESFRRLDDSLVDLSFDTISAAAQNAAMCHYNHINEPKPATLSDNSMYLVDSGGQYPDGTTDITRTIAVGTPTTEMKRLFTLVLKGHISLATARFPLGTCGYQLDALARQHLWQHGFDFDHGTGHGVGHFLSVHEGPQGISKNPNKVALQKGMVVSNEPGYYRENQFGIRIENLEIVVEVETQGDIQILGFESLTRCPIDVRNIDLTLLNSTEVEWLNQYHSKVRTTLDNLLDEKEQAWLINATAPIELA; encoded by the coding sequence ATGCTCGATCAGATCGAAAGCAGGGTTGAAGCTTTACGTACTTGGTTGCAACAAAGCAATCTTGACGCATTTATAATCCCTCATGAAGACGAGTTCTTGGGTGAATATGTACCTGAACATCATGAACGCTTGTATTGGATTTCCAATTTTACAGGCTCTGCTGGTGCAACAGTAATTACCAAAGATAAAGCCGCTATCTTTGTTGATGGCCGTTATACCGTTCAAGTCACTAAACAGACACCTGAGTCTATCTTCGAGTATCAACACCTTATTGAAACGCCTCCTCTTGAATGGGCTTTATCAAAGCTAAAGCAAGGTAGTAAGATTGGCTTCGATCCTAAAATGCATTCCGGAGCTTGGTTTAATCGGGCGCAACAAAAGCTTGATGGTCAATTACAACTTGAAGCTGTTGAAAGCAACCCAATCGATACTCTTTGGCAAGATCGTCCATCCCCATCGGTAGAGCAAGTAAGATTAATGGGGGTAGACTGGGTTGGAAAAACAAGCCAAGACAAGCGCAAACAAATCGGCAAAGTTATTGCTGACCAGAGTGCTGACTTTGCCGTTATTACTGCTCTAGATTCAATTGCTTGGTTATTGAATATTCGCGGAACTGACGTGTCTCGACTTCCTGTAGTGCTCAGTCACGTGATTATTGACAATAGTGGTAACGTTGACCTATTCCTAGATAGTACCCGTTTATCCGATAACTTTGCAGAGCATGTAGGAAGTGGTGTAAATGTACTGCCTACTGATGAGCTTAATGTTGGCTTAAATAAATTACAAAACAAAAAAGTAATTCTAGATGCCAACAATAGCAATGCTTGGTTTGGTCTCACTCTAGAGCAAGCCGGTGCTGAAGTTATCGATAGTGCTGACCCTTGCCTACTACCAAAGGCGTTGAAAAACTCAACTGAAGCCGCCGGTATGCGTCAAAGCCATATTCGAGATGGTGTAGCGATGGTTCGGTTTCTTACTTGGTTCGATGAGCAAAATGCACAAGGCAATTTACTCGATGAAGGTATGGTATCTGATAAATTGGAATCCTTCCGTCGTCTTGATGACAGCTTAGTTGATTTGAGTTTTGACACCATCTCTGCCGCAGCACAAAACGCAGCCATGTGTCATTACAATCACATTAATGAACCAAAACCGGCAACACTTAGCGACAACAGTATGTACTTAGTCGATTCAGGTGGTCAGTATCCAGATGGCACTACCGATATCACTCGTACAATTGCTGTTGGTACGCCCACTACTGAAATGAAACGTCTATTTACCTTGGTATTAAAAGGACACATTTCTCTAGCTACGGCCCGCTTTCCGTTAGGCACTTGTGGTTATCAACTAGATGCTCTGGCACGTCAACATTTATGGCAACACGGCTTTGATTTTGATCACGGCACAGGTCATGGTGTGGGTCACTTCCTAAGTGTTCACGAAGGACCACAAGGGATATCAAAAAATCCTAATAAAGTTGCTCTTCAAAAAGGCATGGTTGTTTCCAATGAGCCTGGCTACTATCGCGAAAACCAATTTGGGATTCGTATTGAAAACCTAGAGATCGTGGTTGAAGTGGAAACCCAGGGTGATATTCAAATACTTGGCTTCGAGTCTCTAACTCGCTGTCCTATCGATGTGCGCAATATTGACCTTACGCTACTCAACTCAACCGAAGTTGAATGGCTAAACCAATACCATAGTAAAGTGCGTACCACTCTTGATAACCTGCTCGATGAAAAAGAGCAAGCATGGTTAATCAATGCTACCGCCCCTATTGAACTAGCTTAA
- the thiH gene encoding 2-iminoacetate synthase ThiH — MSFRDVFQQLDWSSISLDIMSKTNIDVQRALTSQNPDLEDFKALISPAAEPFLEQMAQQSHHRTRQRFGSNIGMYVPLYLSNLCSNECTYCGFSMQNRIKRKILNSDEIDLEIDALKKMEFDSVLLVTGEHQNKVGMDYFRNVIPQIKSHFNYLALEVQPLEQQEYAELKTLGMDAVMVYQETYNPSTYAEHHLRGSKQDFYYRLDTPDRLARAGVDKIGIGALIGLDNWRVDSFFVAAHLDYLEKNYWRTRYSISLPRLRPCEGGVQPKSVLNDKQMVQLICAYRIFSQHVDLSLSTRESESFRDNIMSLGITTVSAASKTQPGGYAVDQQQLEQFEISDERSASDVANAIRSKGLEPVWRDWSAIYSG; from the coding sequence ATGAGTTTTAGGGATGTATTTCAGCAGCTAGATTGGAGTTCAATATCCTTAGACATTATGTCTAAAACCAATATTGACGTACAACGAGCTTTAACGAGTCAGAACCCAGATCTCGAAGACTTCAAGGCATTGATTTCACCAGCAGCTGAGCCGTTTTTAGAGCAGATGGCACAACAGTCCCATCATAGAACGAGGCAACGATTTGGTTCCAATATCGGTATGTATGTCCCCTTGTACCTATCTAATTTGTGTTCCAATGAGTGTACTTACTGCGGGTTCTCAATGCAGAACCGGATTAAGCGTAAGATTTTAAACAGTGATGAAATAGACCTGGAAATCGATGCACTCAAGAAAATGGAATTTGATAGTGTTCTCCTGGTAACTGGTGAACATCAGAATAAAGTAGGAATGGATTACTTCCGCAATGTCATCCCTCAGATAAAGAGTCACTTCAACTATCTAGCATTGGAGGTTCAGCCACTTGAGCAGCAAGAGTATGCAGAACTCAAGACACTAGGTATGGATGCGGTGATGGTGTATCAAGAAACTTACAATCCATCTACTTATGCAGAGCATCACCTTAGAGGCTCTAAGCAAGACTTCTATTATCGATTAGATACGCCTGATCGCTTGGCCAGAGCTGGAGTAGACAAGATAGGAATTGGTGCTCTTATAGGATTGGATAATTGGCGAGTAGATAGCTTTTTTGTAGCCGCGCATTTAGATTATCTAGAAAAAAACTATTGGCGTACGCGATATAGCATATCTCTACCTAGGCTTCGTCCTTGCGAGGGTGGTGTACAACCTAAGTCGGTATTGAATGATAAACAGATGGTACAACTCATTTGTGCTTATAGAATATTCAGTCAACATGTTGACCTATCTCTCTCTACTCGCGAATCTGAAAGCTTTAGAGATAACATTATGTCGTTAGGGATAACCACCGTATCGGCAGCGTCGAAGACTCAGCCCGGTGGTTATGCAGTTGATCAACAACAACTAGAGCAGTTTGAGATATCAGATGAGCGTAGTGCTTCTGATGTAGCGAACGCGATCAGGAGTAAAGGTTTAGAGCCAGTCTGGCGCGACTGGAGTGCTATATACTCAGGGTAA
- a CDS encoding thiazole synthase codes for MLKIADKTFSSRLFTGTGKYANSQVMAKSIEASNSELVTMALKRVDVYDHQDDILHPLLEMGANLLPNTSGAKTAADAVFAAHLAREALQTNWVKLEIHPDPKYLMPDPIETLKAAEQLVKDGFVVLPYCHADPVLCKHLEEVGCAAVMPLGAPIGTNKGLVSEEFLRIIIEQARVPVVIDAGIGAPSHAAKAMELGADAVLVNTAMATSADPIAISRAFKLAVEAGRMAYEAGLAVQQFSASASSPMTAFLDTNYESKL; via the coding sequence ATGTTGAAAATTGCAGACAAAACCTTTTCGTCACGACTGTTTACGGGAACTGGAAAATACGCCAATAGCCAAGTTATGGCAAAATCAATTGAGGCATCGAATTCTGAATTGGTAACTATGGCTCTTAAACGAGTTGATGTGTACGACCATCAAGATGATATCTTACATCCGTTACTAGAGATGGGGGCAAATTTGCTTCCGAATACATCTGGAGCAAAAACCGCTGCAGACGCAGTATTTGCCGCTCATCTAGCCAGAGAAGCACTACAAACAAATTGGGTAAAACTAGAGATTCATCCTGACCCTAAATACTTAATGCCTGATCCAATTGAAACCCTAAAAGCTGCAGAGCAACTGGTGAAGGATGGATTTGTTGTATTGCCTTATTGCCATGCAGACCCTGTATTATGTAAGCACCTTGAAGAGGTTGGCTGTGCCGCTGTGATGCCATTAGGAGCACCAATCGGTACTAACAAAGGCTTAGTATCTGAAGAGTTCTTGCGTATCATCATTGAACAGGCGCGAGTGCCAGTTGTTATTGATGCGGGGATAGGTGCACCATCTCATGCAGCTAAAGCTATGGAACTGGGAGCAGACGCAGTTCTTGTTAATACTGCCATGGCGACATCAGCCGATCCTATAGCGATTAGTCGCGCATTTAAGTTAGCGGTTGAAGCGGGGCGTATGGCTTATGAGGCCGGTCTGGCAGTGCAGCAGTTTAGTGCATCGGCCTCAAGCCCAATGACTGCATTCTTAGACACCAACTACGAGTCTAAGTTATGA
- the thiS gene encoding sulfur carrier protein ThiS: MSEISIKFNDKSLALATVTTVKQFIQQQELPESGFAIALNNKVVPKAEWGNVQIEHGDSVNLFRAIAGG; encoded by the coding sequence ATGTCTGAAATAAGTATCAAATTCAATGACAAATCATTGGCACTGGCGACGGTCACCACCGTTAAGCAGTTTATACAACAACAAGAGCTTCCCGAGTCTGGTTTTGCTATCGCACTGAATAATAAAGTAGTACCGAAAGCAGAGTGGGGAAATGTGCAGATTGAGCACGGTGACTCAGTAAACCTATTTAGAGCTATAGCTGGAGGCTAA
- a CDS encoding HesA/MoeB/ThiF family protein has product MLTDSQFSRYQRQVMLPEVGDMGQSKLLASKVLVIGCGGLGHSVATQLAASGVGHLVICDYDQIELSNLHRQITYTEQDIGEYKSVALKKAIHSLNSDVRVRSVNRKVDTLLLGLEIAQADLVVDCTDNFQIRHKINAVCVETNTPLVSGAAIGWDGQIVYFANDAHSSCYSCLYPDSKDAEAKNCSESGVLGPNVNAIAHLQALMSIRVLIEPQTLNSGVLTLFDGRAFKFTNFQIDKDNHCAICSTKESTYV; this is encoded by the coding sequence ATGTTAACCGATAGCCAGTTTTCTCGTTACCAGCGACAGGTAATGCTTCCTGAGGTTGGAGATATGGGGCAAAGCAAATTGCTGGCCTCTAAGGTGTTAGTGATTGGTTGTGGAGGCTTGGGTCATTCCGTAGCGACCCAGTTAGCAGCAAGTGGTGTAGGGCATTTAGTTATTTGTGACTATGACCAAATAGAGCTAAGTAACTTACATAGACAGATCACCTACACCGAGCAAGATATCGGTGAGTATAAATCTGTAGCACTGAAGAAGGCTATCCATAGTCTTAACAGCGATGTCCGGGTTCGTAGTGTGAACCGCAAAGTCGATACTCTATTACTGGGTTTAGAGATAGCACAAGCTGACCTTGTTGTAGACTGCACGGATAATTTTCAGATACGCCACAAAATAAATGCAGTCTGTGTTGAGACTAATACTCCCTTAGTAAGCGGAGCTGCAATTGGTTGGGATGGACAGATTGTCTACTTTGCTAACGATGCTCATAGCAGTTGCTATTCATGTTTGTATCCTGACTCTAAGGATGCTGAAGCAAAGAATTGTTCTGAATCAGGGGTACTTGGACCAAACGTAAATGCGATTGCCCATCTGCAAGCTCTAATGTCTATTCGAGTGCTGATTGAACCCCAAACATTGAATAGTGGAGTGCTAACATTATTTGATGGACGAGCATTTAAGTTCACTAACTTTCAAATAGACAAAGATAATCACTGCGCTATTTGCTCAACAAAGGAGAGCACATATGTCTGA
- a CDS encoding thiamine phosphate synthase, translated as MEPLFISIPKTFTDFEPELSTLTSKAHKAGFSPCDISIVRHEEDSVLFAKGILRYSISILSPTEIIITGLECTSSWKVIFGEGKDVVVLPNGVELSWTHSDSGFIVSSLEALIARTVFALALEYLIEDALLIARALAHVSCETWPNHLDHFPKLNPTIPVVNTQRRATACLGLYPVVDSLALIEELAPLGLKIMQLRIKDKLPSEVESDINQAIQIGKRNNVDVVINDYWKTALDGGADCIHLGQEDLSSLSSSELMHSNIGLGISTHGYYEILNALQYSPSYLALGHIFPTPTKDMPSAPQGLIKLGYYQQLIDSIESLLDISLPTVAIGGIDKQRAPAVIDTGVDSVAVVRAVTQASNKMHAVDGFQSLFGSRELEC; from the coding sequence ATGGAACCACTCTTCATATCAATACCGAAAACCTTTACAGATTTTGAGCCAGAGCTTTCAACATTAACCTCTAAAGCTCACAAAGCTGGCTTTAGCCCTTGCGACATTTCTATTGTTCGACACGAAGAGGATAGTGTGCTCTTTGCTAAGGGGATTCTACGCTACTCAATATCGATCTTGTCACCAACAGAAATTATCATAACCGGACTAGAATGTACTTCATCTTGGAAGGTAATCTTTGGTGAAGGTAAGGATGTAGTAGTCCTTCCTAATGGTGTTGAACTTAGTTGGACGCATTCTGACTCGGGCTTTATTGTTAGTAGCTTAGAGGCGCTTATAGCTCGAACCGTATTTGCGTTAGCACTTGAATATCTAATAGAAGATGCCTTGCTTATTGCGCGCGCGCTCGCTCATGTTTCATGTGAAACATGGCCAAATCACTTGGATCACTTTCCTAAACTAAACCCAACCATTCCTGTAGTTAACACCCAAAGAAGAGCGACTGCTTGTTTAGGCTTATATCCGGTAGTGGATTCTCTAGCGTTGATTGAAGAGCTAGCTCCGTTAGGCTTGAAAATAATGCAGCTTAGAATTAAAGATAAACTGCCATCTGAGGTAGAGTCAGACATCAATCAAGCGATCCAAATTGGTAAGCGCAATAATGTTGATGTAGTAATAAATGATTACTGGAAAACTGCCCTAGATGGTGGTGCTGACTGTATTCATTTAGGGCAAGAAGACCTCAGCAGCCTCTCCAGTTCAGAATTAATGCATAGTAATATCGGATTAGGAATATCTACCCATGGCTACTACGAAATACTAAATGCACTACAATATAGTCCTTCTTATCTCGCATTAGGGCATATATTTCCTACTCCAACTAAAGATATGCCCTCAGCGCCACAGGGATTGATAAAGCTTGGGTACTACCAGCAGCTGATAGATTCTATTGAATCGTTACTTGATATTAGTTTACCAACGGTTGCGATTGGTGGTATCGACAAACAGCGTGCACCAGCTGTGATAGATACGGGCGTCGATAGCGTGGCAGTTGTTCGAGCTGTAACCCAAGCAAGCAATAAAATGCACGCAGTCGATGGCTTCCAGAGCTTATTTGGTAGCAGGGAATTGGAATGTTAA
- the crcB gene encoding fluoride efflux transporter CrcB — translation MGQFATLGFIAIGGAFGACSRYLISEFCVFVLGRGFPYGTLAVNIIGSFIMGMLVALFENDVIVTDPWRQIIGLGFLGALTTFSTFSMDNVLMFQQGAYWKAGLNVLLNVAFSLSACLVAFQMFIKN, via the coding sequence ATGGGACAGTTTGCAACACTTGGTTTTATCGCAATTGGCGGAGCATTTGGTGCTTGTTCTCGCTATTTAATCTCTGAATTTTGTGTCTTTGTTCTTGGCCGTGGGTTCCCTTATGGAACTCTTGCAGTGAATATCATTGGCTCATTTATTATGGGTATGTTGGTTGCCTTGTTTGAGAATGATGTGATTGTGACAGACCCATGGCGTCAGATCATTGGACTCGGCTTCCTCGGTGCCTTGACCACGTTTTCGACATTCTCTATGGATAATGTATTGATGTTCCAGCAGGGAGCATACTGGAAGGCTGGTCTCAATGTATTGCTAAATGTTGCATTTAGTTTGTCTGCTTGTCTGGTTGCGTTTCAAATGTTTATCAAAAACTAA